In one window of Azoarcus olearius DNA:
- a CDS encoding GGDEF domain-containing protein, whose translation MTLKRVSQSLLARLIAFGLLLVILGSFARYYLLAKYLREDLTQLVSAQQLAYAEAVAQDIDFKLRERLRLLQRLAATLPQTLLDDPERLGAWLAERHKLNPVFSLGIVVADTRGTVLADYPAAPGRSGGSLAGDPDFTHALKGEGRIGRPKTGLFTGAQLLPMSVPLRARDGSVRAVLIGLTALAAPDFLDRISHGRIGESGGFLLVSPADRLFVAAGRPELAMKPTPPSGVNPLHDKAMDGFRGAGVTTNAQGVEEVSAIASVPSTGWFVVARLPTAEAYAPVRRAQEVVIRQSMIAVALVLGVAGFFIRRMLGPLHRAARLAERMTAGELPLTPLPVVRDDEVGLLTRAFNQLLGKLTASQVDLQRMAHHDELTGLPNRVLLADRLRQGLARARRKDSRIAALYLDLDGFKPINDSLGHEAGDIALRDVSARLRAVLRQSDTLARVGGDEFVLLVTDLASREDCAGVTELARRCIEAVAPPLSIKGHTLRVGVSIGIAFGAAHDDPEAVLMAADHAMYEAKKAGRGCYRIAEAASSPADTEPLPG comes from the coding sequence ATGACGCTGAAACGAGTTTCCCAAAGCCTGCTCGCGCGCCTGATCGCCTTTGGCCTGCTGCTGGTGATTCTGGGCAGCTTCGCGCGCTACTACCTGCTGGCGAAATACCTGCGGGAAGACCTCACCCAGCTCGTTTCCGCGCAGCAGCTCGCCTACGCTGAAGCCGTCGCGCAGGACATCGACTTCAAGCTGCGCGAACGCCTGCGCCTGCTGCAGCGGCTGGCCGCCACCCTGCCGCAGACGCTGCTCGACGACCCCGAGCGCCTCGGCGCCTGGCTGGCCGAACGCCACAAACTCAATCCGGTGTTCTCGCTCGGCATCGTGGTCGCGGATACGCGCGGCACCGTGCTGGCGGACTACCCCGCAGCGCCGGGCCGCAGCGGCGGTTCGCTGGCAGGCGACCCCGACTTCACCCACGCGCTGAAAGGCGAAGGCCGCATCGGCCGCCCCAAGACCGGGCTCTTCACCGGCGCCCAGCTGCTGCCGATGAGCGTGCCGCTGCGCGCGCGCGACGGCAGCGTGCGCGCGGTGCTGATCGGCCTCACCGCGCTTGCCGCACCCGATTTCCTCGACCGTATCAGCCACGGCCGCATCGGCGAGAGCGGCGGCTTCCTGCTGGTTTCGCCCGCCGACCGGCTCTTCGTGGCCGCGGGCAGGCCCGAGCTGGCGATGAAGCCGACGCCGCCGTCCGGCGTCAATCCGCTGCATGACAAGGCGATGGACGGCTTTCGCGGCGCGGGCGTCACCACCAATGCGCAGGGCGTCGAGGAAGTCTCGGCGATCGCCAGCGTGCCGAGCACCGGCTGGTTCGTGGTCGCGCGGCTGCCCACCGCCGAAGCCTACGCGCCGGTGCGGCGCGCGCAGGAGGTGGTGATCCGCCAGAGCATGATCGCGGTGGCGCTGGTGCTGGGCGTGGCCGGCTTCTTCATCCGCCGCATGCTCGGCCCGCTGCATCGCGCGGCGCGGCTGGCCGAACGCATGACCGCGGGCGAGCTGCCGCTGACCCCGCTGCCGGTGGTGCGCGACGACGAGGTCGGCCTGCTGACGCGCGCCTTCAACCAGCTGCTCGGCAAGCTCACCGCCAGTCAGGTGGACCTGCAGCGGATGGCGCACCACGACGAACTGACCGGCCTGCCCAACCGCGTGCTGCTGGCCGACCGCCTGCGCCAGGGGCTGGCGCGCGCCCGCCGCAAGGACAGCCGCATCGCCGCGCTCTACCTCGACCTCGACGGCTTCAAGCCGATCAACGACAGCCTGGGGCACGAGGCCGGCGACATCGCGCTGAGGGACGTCAGCGCACGCCTGAGGGCGGTGCTGCGCCAGAGCGACACGCTGGCGCGTGTCGGCGGCGACGAGTTCGTGCTGCTCGTCACCGACCTCGCCAGCCGCGAGGACTGCGCCGGCGTGACCGAACTCGCGCGCCGCTGCATCGAGGCGGTCGCCCCGCCGCTGTCGATCAAGGGCCATACGCTGCGGGTGGGCGTGTCGATCGGTATCGCCTTCGGCGCCGCCCACGACGATCCGGAGGCCGTGCTGATGGCCGCCGACCACGCGATGTACGAGGCGAAGAAGGCCGGGCGCGGCTGCTACCGGATCGCCGAAGCGGCGTCTTCTCCGGCGGATACGGAGCCGCTCCCGGGTTAA